In Rattus norvegicus strain BN/NHsdMcwi chromosome 3, GRCr8, whole genome shotgun sequence, a genomic segment contains:
- the St6galnac6 gene encoding alpha-N-acetylgalactosaminide alpha-2,6-sialyltransferase 6 isoform X4, which produces MSSNKEQRSAVFVVLFALITILILYSSNSANEVFHYGSLRGRSRRPVNLKKWSFSNAYFPILGNKTLPSRCNQCVIVTSSSHLLGTKLGPEIERAECTIRMNDAPTTGYSADVGNKTTFRVVAHSSVFRVLRKPQEFVNRTPETVFIFWGPPNKMQKPQGSLLRVIQRAGLAFPNMEAYAVSQARMQQFDDLFRGETGKDREKSHSWLSTGWFTMVIAVELCDHVHVYGMVPPDYCSQRPRLQRMPYHYYEPKGPDECVTYIQNEHSRKGNHHRFITEKRVFSSWAQLYGITFSHPSWT; this is translated from the exons ATGAGTAGCAACAAA GAGCAGCGGTCAGCAGTGTTTGTGGTCCTCTTTGCTCTCATCACCATCCTCATCCTCTACAGCTCCAACAGTGCCAACGAGGTCTTCCACTACGGCTCCCTGCGGGGCCGCTCGCGGCGGCCAGTCAACCtcaagaagtggagtttctccAACGCCTACTTCCCTATCCTCGGCAACAAG ACGCTGCCGTCCCGGTGCAACCAGTGTGTGATCGTCACCAGCTCCAGCCACCTGCTGGGCACCAAACTGGGCCCTGAGATTGAGCGGGCCGAGTGCACCATCCGCATGAACGATGCTCCCACCACTGGCTACTCGGCCGACGTCGGCAACAAAACCACCTTCCGCGTAGTGGCTCATTCCAGTGTGTTCCGGGTGCTGCGGAAGCCCCAGGAATTTGTCAACAGGACCCCTGAAACTGTGTTCATCTTCTGGGGCCCCCCAAACAAGATGCAGAAGCCCCAGGGCAGCCTCCTGCGCGTCATCCAGCGGGCGGGCCTTGCGTTCCCTAACATGGAGGCCTATGCCGTCTCTCAAGCCCGCATGCAGCAGTTTGACGACCTCTTCCGGGGTGAGACAGGCAAGGACAG GGAAAAGTCCCACTCGTGGTTGAGCACAGGCTGGTTTACCATGGTGATTGCGGTGGAGTTGTGTGACCATGTGCACGTGTATGGCATGGTCCCTCCCGACTACTGCAG CCAGCGGCCCCGCCTGCAGCGGATGCCGTACCACTACTATGAACCCAAGGGGCCAGATGAATGTGTCACCTACATCCAGAACGAGCACAGCCGTAAGGGCAATCACCACCGCTTCATCACTGAGAAGAGGGTCTTCTCATCCTGGGCTCAACTCTACGGTATCACCTTCTCCCACCCCTCCTGGACCTAA
- the St6galnac6 gene encoding alpha-N-acetylgalactosaminide alpha-2,6-sialyltransferase 6 isoform X2 — protein MRLRGPLLGHCGPGTCCREQRSAVFVVLFALITILILYSSNSANEVFHYGSLRGRSRRPVNLKKWSFSNAYFPILGNKTLPSRCNQCVIVTSSSHLLGTKLGPEIERAECTIRMNDAPTTGYSADVGNKTTFRVVAHSSVFRVLRKPQEFVNRTPETVFIFWGPPNKMQKPQGSLLRVIQRAGLAFPNMEAYAVSQARMQQFDDLFRGETGKDREKSHSWLSTGWFTMVIAVELCDHVHVYGMVPPDYCSGPACSGCRTTTMNPRGQMNVSPTSRTSTAVRAITTASSLRRGSSHPGLNSTVSPSPTPPGPNHPVHRPRTDTSEVALGPAI, from the exons ATGAGACTTAGGGGCCCCCTCCTTGGCCACTGTGGGCCTGGTACCTGCTGCAGG GAGCAGCGGTCAGCAGTGTTTGTGGTCCTCTTTGCTCTCATCACCATCCTCATCCTCTACAGCTCCAACAGTGCCAACGAGGTCTTCCACTACGGCTCCCTGCGGGGCCGCTCGCGGCGGCCAGTCAACCtcaagaagtggagtttctccAACGCCTACTTCCCTATCCTCGGCAACAAG ACGCTGCCGTCCCGGTGCAACCAGTGTGTGATCGTCACCAGCTCCAGCCACCTGCTGGGCACCAAACTGGGCCCTGAGATTGAGCGGGCCGAGTGCACCATCCGCATGAACGATGCTCCCACCACTGGCTACTCGGCCGACGTCGGCAACAAAACCACCTTCCGCGTAGTGGCTCATTCCAGTGTGTTCCGGGTGCTGCGGAAGCCCCAGGAATTTGTCAACAGGACCCCTGAAACTGTGTTCATCTTCTGGGGCCCCCCAAACAAGATGCAGAAGCCCCAGGGCAGCCTCCTGCGCGTCATCCAGCGGGCGGGCCTTGCGTTCCCTAACATGGAGGCCTATGCCGTCTCTCAAGCCCGCATGCAGCAGTTTGACGACCTCTTCCGGGGTGAGACAGGCAAGGACAG GGAAAAGTCCCACTCGTGGTTGAGCACAGGCTGGTTTACCATGGTGATTGCGGTGGAGTTGTGTGACCATGTGCACGTGTATGGCATGGTCCCTCCCGACTACTGCAG CGGCCCCGCCTGCAGCGGATGCCGTACCACTACTATGAACCCAAGGGGCCAGATGAATGTGTCACCTACATCCAGAACGAGCACAGCCGTAAGGGCAATCACCACCGCTTCATCACTGAGAAGAGGGTCTTCTCATCCTGGGCTCAACTCTACGGTATCACCTTCTCCCACCCCTCCTGGACCTAACCATCCTGTCCACAGACCTCGGACAGATACAAGTGAAGTGGCTCTGGGCCCAGCCATTTGA
- the St6galnac6 gene encoding alpha-N-acetylgalactosaminide alpha-2,6-sialyltransferase 6 isoform X5 translates to MNDAPTTGYSADVGNKTTFRVVAHSSVFRVLRKPQEFVNRTPETVFIFWGPPNKMQKPQGSLLRVIQRAGLAFPNMEAYAVSQARMQQFDDLFRGETGKDREKSHSWLSTGWFTMVIAVELCDHVHVYGMVPPDYCSGPACSGCRTTTMNPRGQMNVSPTSRTSTAVRAITTASSLRRGSSHPGLNSTVSPSPTPPGPNHPVHRPRTDTSEVALGPAI, encoded by the exons ATGAACGATGCTCCCACCACTGGCTACTCGGCCGACGTCGGCAACAAAACCACCTTCCGCGTAGTGGCTCATTCCAGTGTGTTCCGGGTGCTGCGGAAGCCCCAGGAATTTGTCAACAGGACCCCTGAAACTGTGTTCATCTTCTGGGGCCCCCCAAACAAGATGCAGAAGCCCCAGGGCAGCCTCCTGCGCGTCATCCAGCGGGCGGGCCTTGCGTTCCCTAACATGGAGGCCTATGCCGTCTCTCAAGCCCGCATGCAGCAGTTTGACGACCTCTTCCGGGGTGAGACAGGCAAGGACAG GGAAAAGTCCCACTCGTGGTTGAGCACAGGCTGGTTTACCATGGTGATTGCGGTGGAGTTGTGTGACCATGTGCACGTGTATGGCATGGTCCCTCCCGACTACTGCAG CGGCCCCGCCTGCAGCGGATGCCGTACCACTACTATGAACCCAAGGGGCCAGATGAATGTGTCACCTACATCCAGAACGAGCACAGCCGTAAGGGCAATCACCACCGCTTCATCACTGAGAAGAGGGTCTTCTCATCCTGGGCTCAACTCTACGGTATCACCTTCTCCCACCCCTCCTGGACCTAACCATCCTGTCCACAGACCTCGGACAGATACAAGTGAAGTGGCTCTGGGCCCAGCCATTTGA
- the St6galnac6 gene encoding alpha-N-acetylgalactosaminide alpha-2,6-sialyltransferase 6 isoform X6, translated as MNDAPTTGYSADVGNKTTFRVVAHSSVFRVLRKPQEFVNRTPETVFIFWGPPNKMQKPQGSLLRVIQRAGLAFPNMEAYAVSQARMQQFDDLFRGETGKDREKSHSWLSTGWFTMVIAVELCDHVHVYGMVPPDYCSQRPRLQRMPYHYYEPKGPDECVTYIQNEHSRKGNHHRFITEKRVFSSWAQLYGITFSHPSWT; from the exons ATGAACGATGCTCCCACCACTGGCTACTCGGCCGACGTCGGCAACAAAACCACCTTCCGCGTAGTGGCTCATTCCAGTGTGTTCCGGGTGCTGCGGAAGCCCCAGGAATTTGTCAACAGGACCCCTGAAACTGTGTTCATCTTCTGGGGCCCCCCAAACAAGATGCAGAAGCCCCAGGGCAGCCTCCTGCGCGTCATCCAGCGGGCGGGCCTTGCGTTCCCTAACATGGAGGCCTATGCCGTCTCTCAAGCCCGCATGCAGCAGTTTGACGACCTCTTCCGGGGTGAGACAGGCAAGGACAG GGAAAAGTCCCACTCGTGGTTGAGCACAGGCTGGTTTACCATGGTGATTGCGGTGGAGTTGTGTGACCATGTGCACGTGTATGGCATGGTCCCTCCCGACTACTGCAG CCAGCGGCCCCGCCTGCAGCGGATGCCGTACCACTACTATGAACCCAAGGGGCCAGATGAATGTGTCACCTACATCCAGAACGAGCACAGCCGTAAGGGCAATCACCACCGCTTCATCACTGAGAAGAGGGTCTTCTCATCCTGGGCTCAACTCTACGGTATCACCTTCTCCCACCCCTCCTGGACCTAA
- the St6galnac6 gene encoding alpha-N-acetylgalactosaminide alpha-2,6-sialyltransferase 6 isoform X3, whose amino-acid sequence MRLRGPLLGHCGPGTCCREQRSAVFVVLFALITILILYSSNSANEVFHYGSLRGRSRRPVNLKKWSFSNAYFPILGNKTLPSRCNQCVIVTSSSHLLGTKLGPEIERAECTIRMNDAPTTGYSADVGNKTTFRVVAHSSVFRVLRKPQEFVNRTPETVFIFWGPPNKMQKPQGSLLRVIQRAGLAFPNMEAYAVSQARMQQFDDLFRGETGKDREKSHSWLSTGWFTMVIAVELCDHVHVYGMVPPDYCSQRPRLQRMPYHYYEPKGPDECVTYIQNEHSRKGNHHRFITEKRVFSSWAQLYGITFSHPSWT is encoded by the exons ATGAGACTTAGGGGCCCCCTCCTTGGCCACTGTGGGCCTGGTACCTGCTGCAGG GAGCAGCGGTCAGCAGTGTTTGTGGTCCTCTTTGCTCTCATCACCATCCTCATCCTCTACAGCTCCAACAGTGCCAACGAGGTCTTCCACTACGGCTCCCTGCGGGGCCGCTCGCGGCGGCCAGTCAACCtcaagaagtggagtttctccAACGCCTACTTCCCTATCCTCGGCAACAAG ACGCTGCCGTCCCGGTGCAACCAGTGTGTGATCGTCACCAGCTCCAGCCACCTGCTGGGCACCAAACTGGGCCCTGAGATTGAGCGGGCCGAGTGCACCATCCGCATGAACGATGCTCCCACCACTGGCTACTCGGCCGACGTCGGCAACAAAACCACCTTCCGCGTAGTGGCTCATTCCAGTGTGTTCCGGGTGCTGCGGAAGCCCCAGGAATTTGTCAACAGGACCCCTGAAACTGTGTTCATCTTCTGGGGCCCCCCAAACAAGATGCAGAAGCCCCAGGGCAGCCTCCTGCGCGTCATCCAGCGGGCGGGCCTTGCGTTCCCTAACATGGAGGCCTATGCCGTCTCTCAAGCCCGCATGCAGCAGTTTGACGACCTCTTCCGGGGTGAGACAGGCAAGGACAG GGAAAAGTCCCACTCGTGGTTGAGCACAGGCTGGTTTACCATGGTGATTGCGGTGGAGTTGTGTGACCATGTGCACGTGTATGGCATGGTCCCTCCCGACTACTGCAG CCAGCGGCCCCGCCTGCAGCGGATGCCGTACCACTACTATGAACCCAAGGGGCCAGATGAATGTGTCACCTACATCCAGAACGAGCACAGCCGTAAGGGCAATCACCACCGCTTCATCACTGAGAAGAGGGTCTTCTCATCCTGGGCTCAACTCTACGGTATCACCTTCTCCCACCCCTCCTGGACCTAA
- the St6galnac4 gene encoding alpha-N-acetyl-neuraminyl-2,3-beta-galactosyl-1,3-N-acetyl-galactosaminide alpha-2,6-sialyltransferase isoform X4 produces the protein MKARHARDTLYVVWGQGRHMDRMLGGRTYRTLLQLTRMYPGLQVYTFTERMMAYCDQIFQDETGKNRRQSGSFLSTGWFTMILALELCEEIVVYGMVSDSYCSEKSPRSVPYHYFEKGRLDECQMYRLHEQAPRSAHRFITEKAVFSRWAKKRPIVFAHPSWKAK, from the exons CATGCCCGAGACACGCTCTACGTGGTGTGGGGCCAGGGCAGGCACATGGACCGGATGCTGGGCGGCCGCACCTACCGCACATTGCTTCAGCTCACCAGAATGTACCCAGGCCTGCAAGTGTACACCTTCACTGAGCGCATGATGGCCTACTGCGACCAGATCTTCCAAGATGAGACGGGCAAGAACCG GAGACAATCAGGCTCCTTCCTTAGCACCGGTTGGTTCACCATGATTCTGGCCCTGGAGCTGTGCGAGGAGATCGTGGTCTACGGGATGGTCAGTGATAGCTACTGCAG TGAGAAGAGTCCTCGCTCCGTGCCCTACCACTACTTTGAGAAGGGCAGGCTGGATGAGTGTCAGATGTACCGTTTGCACGAGCAGGCTCCGAGGAGCGCCCATCGCTTTATCACCGAGAAGGCTGTGTTCTCCCGCTGGGCCAAGAAGCGGCCCATCGTGTTCGCCCACCCGTCCTGGAAGGCCAAGTAG
- the St6galnac4 gene encoding alpha-N-acetyl-neuraminyl-2,3-beta-galactosyl-1,3-N-acetyl-galactosaminide alpha-2,6-sialyltransferase isoform X2 gives MKARPLTRELCHSCAVVSSSGQMLGSGLGAQIDGAECVLRMNQAPTVGFEEDVGQRSTLRVISHTSVPLLLRNYSHYFQHARDTLYVVWGQGRHMDRMLGGRTYRTLLQLTRMYPGLQVYTFTERMMAYCDQIFQDETGKNRRQSGSFLSTGWFTMILALELCEEIVVYGMVSDSYCSEKSPRSVPYHYFEKGRLDECQMYRLHEQAPRSAHRFITEKAVFSRWAKKRPIVFAHPSWKAK, from the exons CCGCTTACCCGAGAACTGTGCCACAGCTGTGCGGTGGTGTCCAGCTCTGGCCAGATGCTGGGTTCGGGCCTGGGTGCTCAGATCGATGGTGCGGAGTGCGTGCTCCGCATGAACCAGGCACCCACTGTGGGCTTTGAGGAGGACGTGGGCCAGCGCAGCACTCTGCGCGTGATCTCGCACACGAGTGTGCCGTTACTGCTGCGTAACTACTCACACTATTTCCAGCATGCCCGAGACACGCTCTACGTGGTGTGGGGCCAGGGCAGGCACATGGACCGGATGCTGGGCGGCCGCACCTACCGCACATTGCTTCAGCTCACCAGAATGTACCCAGGCCTGCAAGTGTACACCTTCACTGAGCGCATGATGGCCTACTGCGACCAGATCTTCCAAGATGAGACGGGCAAGAACCG GAGACAATCAGGCTCCTTCCTTAGCACCGGTTGGTTCACCATGATTCTGGCCCTGGAGCTGTGCGAGGAGATCGTGGTCTACGGGATGGTCAGTGATAGCTACTGCAG TGAGAAGAGTCCTCGCTCCGTGCCCTACCACTACTTTGAGAAGGGCAGGCTGGATGAGTGTCAGATGTACCGTTTGCACGAGCAGGCTCCGAGGAGCGCCCATCGCTTTATCACCGAGAAGGCTGTGTTCTCCCGCTGGGCCAAGAAGCGGCCCATCGTGTTCGCCCACCCGTCCTGGAAGGCCAAGTAG
- the St6galnac6 gene encoding alpha-N-acetylgalactosaminide alpha-2,6-sialyltransferase 6, giving the protein MACSRPPSQCDPTTLPPGPPAGRWPLPFSRRRREMSSNKEQRSAVFVVLFALITILILYSSNSANEVFHYGSLRGRSRRPVNLKKWSFSNAYFPILGNKTLPSRCNQCVIVTSSSHLLGTKLGPEIERAECTIRMNDAPTTGYSADVGNKTTFRVVAHSSVFRVLRKPQEFVNRTPETVFIFWGPPNKMQKPQGSLLRVIQRAGLAFPNMEAYAVSQARMQQFDDLFRGETGKDREKSHSWLSTGWFTMVIAVELCDHVHVYGMVPPDYCSQRPRLQRMPYHYYEPKGPDECVTYIQNEHSRKGNHHRFITEKRVFSSWAQLYGITFSHPSWT; this is encoded by the exons ATGGCTTGCTCGAGGCCCCCCAGCCA GTGTGACCCCACAACCTTGCCCCCCGGGCCACCTGCAGGACGCTGGCCTCTACCCTTCAGCAGACGCCGCCGAGAGATGAGTAGCAACAAA GAGCAGCGGTCAGCAGTGTTTGTGGTCCTCTTTGCTCTCATCACCATCCTCATCCTCTACAGCTCCAACAGTGCCAACGAGGTCTTCCACTACGGCTCCCTGCGGGGCCGCTCGCGGCGGCCAGTCAACCtcaagaagtggagtttctccAACGCCTACTTCCCTATCCTCGGCAACAAG ACGCTGCCGTCCCGGTGCAACCAGTGTGTGATCGTCACCAGCTCCAGCCACCTGCTGGGCACCAAACTGGGCCCTGAGATTGAGCGGGCCGAGTGCACCATCCGCATGAACGATGCTCCCACCACTGGCTACTCGGCCGACGTCGGCAACAAAACCACCTTCCGCGTAGTGGCTCATTCCAGTGTGTTCCGGGTGCTGCGGAAGCCCCAGGAATTTGTCAACAGGACCCCTGAAACTGTGTTCATCTTCTGGGGCCCCCCAAACAAGATGCAGAAGCCCCAGGGCAGCCTCCTGCGCGTCATCCAGCGGGCGGGCCTTGCGTTCCCTAACATGGAGGCCTATGCCGTCTCTCAAGCCCGCATGCAGCAGTTTGACGACCTCTTCCGGGGTGAGACAGGCAAGGACAG GGAAAAGTCCCACTCGTGGTTGAGCACAGGCTGGTTTACCATGGTGATTGCGGTGGAGTTGTGTGACCATGTGCACGTGTATGGCATGGTCCCTCCCGACTACTGCAG CCAGCGGCCCCGCCTGCAGCGGATGCCGTACCACTACTATGAACCCAAGGGGCCAGATGAATGTGTCACCTACATCCAGAACGAGCACAGCCGTAAGGGCAATCACCACCGCTTCATCACTGAGAAGAGGGTCTTCTCATCCTGGGCTCAACTCTACGGTATCACCTTCTCCCACCCCTCCTGGACCTAA
- the St6galnac6 gene encoding alpha-N-acetylgalactosaminide alpha-2,6-sialyltransferase 6 isoform X1, which produces MACSRPPSQCDPTTLPPGPPAGRWPLPFSRRRREMSSNKEQRSAVFVVLFALITILILYSSNSANEVFHYGSLRGRSRRPVNLKKWSFSNAYFPILGNKTLPSRCNQCVIVTSSSHLLGTKLGPEIERAECTIRMNDAPTTGYSADVGNKTTFRVVAHSSVFRVLRKPQEFVNRTPETVFIFWGPPNKMQKPQGSLLRVIQRAGLAFPNMEAYAVSQARMQQFDDLFRGETGKDREKSHSWLSTGWFTMVIAVELCDHVHVYGMVPPDYCSGPACSGCRTTTMNPRGQMNVSPTSRTSTAVRAITTASSLRRGSSHPGLNSTVSPSPTPPGPNHPVHRPRTDTSEVALGPAI; this is translated from the exons ATGGCTTGCTCGAGGCCCCCCAGCCA GTGTGACCCCACAACCTTGCCCCCCGGGCCACCTGCAGGACGCTGGCCTCTACCCTTCAGCAGACGCCGCCGAGAGATGAGTAGCAACAAA GAGCAGCGGTCAGCAGTGTTTGTGGTCCTCTTTGCTCTCATCACCATCCTCATCCTCTACAGCTCCAACAGTGCCAACGAGGTCTTCCACTACGGCTCCCTGCGGGGCCGCTCGCGGCGGCCAGTCAACCtcaagaagtggagtttctccAACGCCTACTTCCCTATCCTCGGCAACAAG ACGCTGCCGTCCCGGTGCAACCAGTGTGTGATCGTCACCAGCTCCAGCCACCTGCTGGGCACCAAACTGGGCCCTGAGATTGAGCGGGCCGAGTGCACCATCCGCATGAACGATGCTCCCACCACTGGCTACTCGGCCGACGTCGGCAACAAAACCACCTTCCGCGTAGTGGCTCATTCCAGTGTGTTCCGGGTGCTGCGGAAGCCCCAGGAATTTGTCAACAGGACCCCTGAAACTGTGTTCATCTTCTGGGGCCCCCCAAACAAGATGCAGAAGCCCCAGGGCAGCCTCCTGCGCGTCATCCAGCGGGCGGGCCTTGCGTTCCCTAACATGGAGGCCTATGCCGTCTCTCAAGCCCGCATGCAGCAGTTTGACGACCTCTTCCGGGGTGAGACAGGCAAGGACAG GGAAAAGTCCCACTCGTGGTTGAGCACAGGCTGGTTTACCATGGTGATTGCGGTGGAGTTGTGTGACCATGTGCACGTGTATGGCATGGTCCCTCCCGACTACTGCAG CGGCCCCGCCTGCAGCGGATGCCGTACCACTACTATGAACCCAAGGGGCCAGATGAATGTGTCACCTACATCCAGAACGAGCACAGCCGTAAGGGCAATCACCACCGCTTCATCACTGAGAAGAGGGTCTTCTCATCCTGGGCTCAACTCTACGGTATCACCTTCTCCCACCCCTCCTGGACCTAACCATCCTGTCCACAGACCTCGGACAGATACAAGTGAAGTGGCTCTGGGCCCAGCCATTTGA